One window of Cohnella hashimotonis genomic DNA carries:
- a CDS encoding alpha/beta fold hydrolase, whose amino-acid sequence MQRISATSDLNGLRIHYLDTLQESDASLVPVFVCPGLSETAEEYEDFIAEMLPRRVIVLSFRGRGRSDTPLSGYDLQDHVADIESVVQQLQLTKFHLYGYSRGVSYALAYARRHPHRIASIIVQDYPAEHKAMTAEWPRSYIDEYLIPTNRLSTNIRAEAVHGIQKDSTACEITFSFEKPVLVMRGLLEDSLISDEELLPYRLHFSNLRIENFTKSGHNIRGSEKEKLDRTIKDFLAGVGEGDNVMKLS is encoded by the coding sequence ATGCAACGCATCTCGGCGACTTCAGATTTAAACGGCCTTCGTATTCACTATCTGGATACTCTCCAGGAATCGGATGCATCGTTGGTGCCTGTCTTCGTTTGTCCGGGGCTCTCTGAAACGGCCGAAGAATACGAAGATTTCATAGCCGAGATGCTGCCAAGAAGAGTCATCGTTCTTTCCTTTCGCGGGAGAGGCCGCAGCGATACGCCGCTCTCAGGCTACGATCTGCAGGACCACGTGGCGGATATCGAGTCTGTGGTACAGCAGCTCCAACTGACTAAGTTCCACCTTTATGGCTATTCGCGCGGCGTCTCCTATGCGTTGGCATATGCCAGGCGCCATCCCCACCGAATCGCTTCAATAATCGTCCAGGATTACCCTGCTGAGCATAAGGCGATGACCGCGGAGTGGCCCCGATCCTACATCGACGAATATTTAATCCCCACGAACCGCTTATCGACAAATATTCGCGCGGAGGCCGTTCATGGCATTCAAAAGGACTCCACCGCCTGTGAAATTACATTTTCGTTCGAGAAGCCCGTGCTTGTTATGAGAGGATTGCTGGAGGATTCGCTGATTTCCGACGAGGAGCTGCTGCCATACAGGCTTCATTTCAGTAACTTGCGAATCGAGAATTTCACTAAGAGCGGTCACAACATTCGCGGGTCTGAAAAAGAAAAGCTGGATCGGACGATTAAAGACTTCCTGGCTGGCGTCGGTGAAGGGGATAACGTAATGAAGCTCAGCTAA
- a CDS encoding DUF1801 domain-containing protein produces the protein MYELKTKETDASVSAFIESIDNPKKREDAYRMLDIYTETTGLEAKMWGPSIIGFGSYHYKYASGHEGDAPLASFSPRKAKISLYLSMNENDRVILLNQLGKHTAGKGCVYVNKVADMNLEVLKACILRSMSYLKSEEVRLA, from the coding sequence ATGTACGAACTTAAAACGAAAGAAACTGATGCAAGCGTCAGCGCGTTTATCGAAAGCATAGATAACCCCAAAAAGCGGGAAGACGCCTACAGAATGCTGGATATTTATACGGAAACGACCGGTTTAGAAGCAAAGATGTGGGGACCGAGCATTATCGGATTTGGCTCCTATCATTATAAGTATGCGTCCGGACACGAAGGAGACGCGCCGCTCGCCAGCTTTTCGCCTAGAAAAGCGAAGATCAGTCTATATCTATCGATGAACGAAAACGATCGAGTCATACTGTTAAACCAGTTGGGCAAGCACACGGCCGGGAAGGGCTGCGTATACGTCAATAAGGTGGCCGACATGAATCTTGAAGTTTTAAAAGCATGCATTCTCCGATCGATGAGCTATTTAAAAAGTGAGGAAGTCCGTCTCGCGTAG
- a CDS encoding VOC family protein, whose amino-acid sequence MITRFHHAQITIPKGQEDQAKAFYCGVLKLKETPKPESLLGRGGFWVEVGDQQLHIGTEDGVDRLLTKAHLAYEVEDLSAIEAILKENGIEILESVPIEGFERFEFRDPFGNRVECIKVI is encoded by the coding sequence ATGATTACACGTTTTCACCATGCGCAAATCACAATTCCTAAAGGCCAAGAAGACCAGGCCAAAGCATTTTATTGCGGCGTGTTAAAGCTGAAGGAAACTCCAAAACCGGAATCGCTGCTCGGCAGAGGCGGTTTCTGGGTCGAGGTCGGCGATCAGCAGCTGCACATCGGAACGGAAGACGGCGTTGACCGTCTTTTGACCAAGGCGCATCTGGCCTACGAAGTGGAGGACTTAAGCGCCATCGAAGCGATATTAAAGGAAAACGGAATCGAAATTTTGGAGTCGGTGCCGATTGAAGGATTTGAGCGCTTTGAATTCAGGGATCCTTTTGGTAATCGAGTTGAATGCATAAAAGTGATCTAA
- a CDS encoding histidine phosphatase family protein, producing MLSKTIIYLVRHGQTEWNVEQRMQGHQDSPLTKLGISQAEWLEEALRQEPIDAAYSSSSRRARRTAEIVMGKRELHITDCDDFKEISLGAWEGKTQSELNANDPEQLHYFWNDPAQFYVLGSERFEDVQCRAIQKLNEIVHINEGRSILIVTHTVVVKLIMAYFEKRPLQELWNLPYIHPASLCKIVIENNNAEIMLHGDIKHYKEEPSVG from the coding sequence ATGCTATCTAAAACCATCATTTATCTAGTGAGGCACGGACAGACCGAGTGGAATGTGGAACAGAGAATGCAAGGCCATCAGGACTCTCCGTTGACGAAGTTAGGAATCAGCCAAGCTGAATGGTTGGAGGAAGCTCTTCGACAAGAACCAATCGACGCTGCCTATTCAAGCTCCAGCAGGCGGGCGCGCAGGACGGCTGAGATTGTAATGGGAAAAAGAGAGTTGCACATTACCGATTGCGATGATTTCAAAGAAATCAGTTTGGGAGCTTGGGAGGGCAAAACTCAGTCTGAGCTGAATGCTAACGATCCCGAACAACTCCATTATTTCTGGAACGATCCTGCGCAATTTTATGTCCTTGGAAGCGAAAGATTTGAAGATGTTCAGTGCCGCGCGATTCAAAAGCTAAATGAGATTGTGCACATCAACGAAGGGCGTTCCATTTTAATCGTAACGCATACCGTGGTCGTAAAATTAATTATGGCTTATTTTGAAAAACGCCCCTTACAGGAATTGTGGAACCTGCCTTATATTCACCCGGCTTCTTTATGCAAAATCGTTATCGAAAACAATAACGCAGAAATTATGTTGCACGGCGACATTAAGCACTACAAGGAAGAGCCATCTGTGGGTTAA